A genomic segment from Asterias amurensis chromosome 6, ASM3211899v1 encodes:
- the LOC139938479 gene encoding uncharacterized protein, which yields MARAPSVWLRYEDRFAGDIIHQSVRIPDDGATLATYYCCMQWNAGMEGGGYCGIQDHPRGKAFIYSIWDPKKSKDPIKAAFTGVGTEPANFGGEGTGLRSLNFSVGWQTGRWYSLVSRRWDHNDHTYFGFWVHNETGNEWDHLITMDFPVNDVTFTSETGSFVEDWQGTGDNKRTAEFRQGFKRKTSNGTWFPFSTAHFSVTQEAATKNHNDNYDAGVKGDCYYLSTGGTISPTPNLGTSKTFNVTTASQPTEAAIEFSIASAKPNLVEWSVPKSSTPQFKYTINLGGQYVASETKQETTSQAIQGGKVGDTVEVVLEDILGNTTSKTAKITG from the coding sequence ATGGCTAGAGCACCTTCGGTTTGGCTTCGCTACGAAGACAGATTTGCAGGGGACATAATTCACCAGAGCGTCAGGATACCAGACGATGGCGCCACTTTGGCTACCTACTACTGCTGCATGCAGTGGAATGCTGGTATGGAAGGTGGTGGATACTGCGGTATTCAGGACCATCCTCGCGGTAAAGCCTTCATCTACTCCATCTGGGACCCCAAGAAGTCCAAAGACCCCATCAAAGCAGCCTTTACGGGTGTCGGGACAGAGCCTGCCAATTTCGGTGGGGAAGGAACTGGTCTGAGGTCATTGAACTTCTCCGTTGGATGGCAGACAGGCCGTTGGTATTCTCTGGTGAGCCGCCGTTGGGATCACAACGACCATACCTACTTTGGCTTCTGGGTTCACAATGAAACCGGCAATGAATGGGATCATCTGATCACCATGGATTTCCCGGtgaatgacgtcacttttacgtCAGAAACAGGGAGCTTTGTGGAAGACTGGCAGGGGACAGGGGATAACAAGCGAACAGCTGAGTTCAGGCAGGGCTTCAAGAGAAAGACGTCAAACGGGACATGGTTCCCCTTCTCCACGGCACACTTCAGCGTCACCCAAGAGGCTGCGACTAAGAATCACAACGACAACTACGACGCCGGAGTAAAAGGTGACTGCTACTACTTGTCAACTGGAGGCACCATTAGTCCTACACCTAACTTGGGGACATCCAAAACCTTCAATGTTACGACTGCGAGCCAACCAACAGAGGCAGCAATCGAGTTCTCTATTGCCTCGGCCAAGCCAAACCTTGTGGAGTGGAGCGTCCCAAAGTCGTCCACTCCCCAGTTCAAGTACACCATCAACTTAGGTGGTCAATACGTGGCTTCAGAGACCAAGCAGGAGACTACGAGTCAAGCGATACAGGGAGGTAAAGTAGGGGATACAGTGGAGGTCGTTCTTGAGGATATCCTTGGGAACACCACGTCTAAGACAGCCAAGATCACAGGCTAA